The following proteins are co-located in the Candidatus Methanogranum gryphiswaldense genome:
- a CDS encoding cation transporter, translating to MKAVLEIKGICCPNCASKLEDRLRTIKGCDSVTYAFMTQRITLETSEGNMDSIITAAMSTVHKYEPKAEVSLKKVYR from the coding sequence ATGAAAGCAGTCTTAGAGATTAAGGGGATATGCTGTCCTAATTGTGCATCAAAATTAGAGGATAGATTAAGGACAATAAAAGGGTGCGATTCTGTCACATATGCTTTTATGACACAGAGGATAACCTTGGAAACTTCCGAGGGGAATATGGACAGTATAATTACAGCTGCGATGTCGACGGTCCATAAATATGAACCAAAGGCAGAAGTATCATTGAAGAAGGTCTATCGGTGA
- the cadA gene encoding cadmium-translocating P-type ATPase, with protein MRISIDVIKVTVASVLLIVGLYLKFLSGADDTVQLIVFGIAYVICIYDVVVECAHNIRHGDVFDENLLTLIATLGAFAIGEYPEGLAVVLFFIVGEMFEGYAIDRSRRSISALMDIVPESANVIRDGKVIEVDPQDVHIDELIVIKPGEKVPLDCLIIDGSTSVDTKTLTGESMPRDVDAGDELLSGFINLSAKVTAKVTKVYEDSAAARIMELIEDSASRKARSERFITTFARYYTPAVCLLAFLVAFVPIFFFGQDVQTWTYRALTLLVVSCPCALVISIPMGFFCGMGCASKFGILVKGGNYLEMLAKTDTVVFDKTGTLTKGSFSVSNIHSNQMSEDELVQLAAEAEFYSDHPISMSIKEKYGKDIDPTVIGSSKVIPGKGVVTEVRESTINVGNSKMMKSIGQTPIENCCKGTKVHLASENGYLGHISVSDKAKDDSRWTINSLRHMGVRTVMLTGDNREVADDMAERLGLDEVHSELLPEDKLTILEEIISKSNGSTVFVGDGINDAPSLARSDVGIAMGGIGSDVAIEAADVVFLNDAPSNVVTAVRISRRTMRIVHENIIFALGVKAIIIVLAAAGIVGMYAAIFGDVGVSIIAILNAMRCLRTKGVGPDVITSGSEDINT; from the coding sequence GTGAGGATTAGTATTGACGTCATAAAGGTGACGGTCGCCTCTGTTCTTCTTATCGTGGGCCTGTATCTCAAGTTCTTGTCCGGTGCAGATGATACAGTCCAATTGATCGTGTTTGGTATTGCATATGTCATCTGCATATACGATGTCGTTGTTGAATGTGCGCACAATATTCGTCATGGTGATGTGTTCGATGAGAATCTTCTTACATTGATAGCGACGCTGGGTGCATTTGCCATAGGTGAATATCCAGAGGGTCTGGCTGTGGTATTGTTCTTCATAGTCGGTGAAATGTTTGAGGGATATGCCATCGATAGATCTAGACGTTCCATATCCGCGTTGATGGACATAGTTCCTGAGAGTGCAAATGTGATCAGAGATGGAAAGGTCATAGAGGTCGATCCCCAAGATGTTCATATTGATGAATTGATTGTTATTAAGCCCGGAGAGAAGGTTCCGCTAGATTGCTTGATAATTGACGGTTCAACATCGGTGGATACCAAAACGTTGACTGGAGAGTCCATGCCGCGTGATGTGGACGCTGGAGATGAGCTTCTAAGTGGTTTCATCAATCTTTCGGCAAAGGTGACCGCTAAGGTTACCAAGGTCTATGAGGATTCTGCAGCAGCCCGTATAATGGAGCTCATCGAAGATTCAGCTTCCAGAAAAGCCAGGTCTGAGAGATTCATCACTACGTTTGCCAGATATTATACACCTGCTGTCTGTCTATTGGCATTCTTAGTTGCTTTTGTGCCTATATTCTTCTTCGGACAGGATGTCCAGACATGGACATATAGGGCCTTGACATTGCTTGTGGTCTCATGTCCATGTGCATTGGTCATCTCTATACCGATGGGTTTCTTCTGTGGTATGGGGTGCGCCTCCAAATTTGGAATACTCGTGAAGGGAGGGAATTATCTGGAGATGCTTGCCAAGACCGATACAGTGGTCTTTGACAAGACTGGTACGCTGACAAAAGGATCATTTTCGGTCAGTAATATTCATTCTAATCAGATGTCCGAGGACGAATTGGTACAGTTGGCAGCAGAGGCGGAATTCTATTCCGATCATCCGATATCGATGAGTATAAAGGAAAAGTATGGCAAGGATATCGATCCCACAGTGATAGGGAGTTCCAAGGTAATCCCTGGAAAAGGCGTTGTGACCGAGGTTCGGGAGTCGACGATCAATGTTGGGAATTCCAAAATGATGAAGAGCATAGGTCAAACACCGATAGAGAATTGTTGTAAAGGCACCAAGGTACATCTGGCATCAGAGAACGGATATTTGGGTCATATTTCGGTATCCGATAAGGCCAAGGACGATTCAAGATGGACGATTAACTCTTTGAGGCATATGGGTGTAAGAACGGTCATGTTGACGGGAGATAACCGTGAGGTCGCTGACGATATGGCAGAAAGACTCGGACTGGATGAAGTGCATTCTGAACTTTTGCCGGAAGATAAACTTACTATTCTTGAGGAAATCATATCCAAGTCCAATGGCAGCACGGTCTTCGTCGGCGACGGTATCAACGATGCACCATCATTGGCCAGGTCGGATGTGGGAATAGCCATGGGAGGAATCGGTTCAGACGTTGCAATAGAGGCTGCGGATGTGGTCTTTCTGAATGATGCCCCCTCGAATGTGGTGACCGCAGTCAGGATCTCAAGACGTACAATGAGGATCGTGCATGAGAACATAATATTCGCTTTGGGCGTTAAGGCGATAATAATCGTATTGGCCGCAGCCGGCATCGTCGGTATGTATGCTGCGATATTCGGTGATGTTGGTGTATCGATAATAGCAATACTCAATGCGATGAGATGTCTCAGGACCAAAGGCGTAGGTCCAGACGTTATTACATCTGGGAGCGAAGATATCAATACCTGA
- a CDS encoding HAD family hydrolase: MKEYDTYIFDLDNTLVDSSHGLEIALRAGFKEFGIPYDPSKYDEYVTTPMRDTWEKYKPNCPCKFRDFFSIVITTYDTCYKDAVELFPDAKICISELSARGKKLGIVSNSLTPHIDGISNRLNFNHYFGSMVGSDRCINGKPDPQPVLLCLKELGADPSKAVMIGDSINDIRAGSRAGTDTIFLDRKKKGVSCKSNETVNDLTEILTPFHLS; this comes from the coding sequence GTGAAAGAGTACGATACATACATTTTCGACCTCGACAATACGCTCGTCGATTCCAGTCACGGGTTGGAGATCGCGCTACGCGCCGGATTCAAGGAATTTGGAATACCTTACGATCCGAGTAAATATGATGAATATGTGACAACACCTATGAGGGACACTTGGGAAAAATACAAACCGAATTGCCCCTGTAAATTCAGAGATTTCTTTAGTATTGTAATAACTACATACGATACGTGCTACAAAGATGCAGTAGAACTCTTCCCCGATGCAAAAATATGCATATCTGAACTATCAGCAAGAGGAAAGAAGTTGGGTATCGTCTCCAACTCCCTTACACCGCACATCGATGGTATATCCAACAGACTGAACTTCAATCATTATTTCGGCTCCATGGTCGGTTCTGACAGATGTATCAACGGAAAACCAGACCCTCAACCCGTCCTGCTATGTCTGAAAGAACTTGGTGCCGATCCTTCGAAAGCCGTTATGATCGGGGATTCGATCAACGATATAAGAGCAGGGTCCAGAGCAGGGACCGATACGATCTTCTTGGACAGAAAGAAAAAAGGAGTGTCTTGTAAATCGAATGAGACCGTGAACGACCTCACAGAGATCCTCACTCCGTTCCATCTATCCTGA
- a CDS encoding formate--tetrahydrofolate ligase, producing MMDDIEIAENAKVKRITEVAETIGLAADSIEQYGKYIAKVPLDVIERYKDNRDGKLIMVTAVTPTPAGEGKTVTTIGLIQGLAYIGKSVVGALREPSVGPTFGVKGGATGGGYSQVYPMWDIDLHFTGDIHAVGSANNLLSAVLENQLVRENRLGIDPSRIVLKKTMDMNCRELRSIVVGLGDSRVTGGVTHQSGFLITSASEISAILALALGYDDLRSRLEQMVVAYTYSGDIVTVKDLGCVGAMMILLKDAIKPNLVQTLEGQPVFVHGFPFANIAHGTNSVIATKTALKLGDYVVTEAGFAADLGGEKFMDVVCRQSGFSPDCAVLVASVRALMTHGGAEVKKPETFTREALVKGLANLDKHIENIRLYGIPVIVSINHFASDDPEHIQMLCDHCSGLGVECVKSDAFMKGGAGAAELARKVVKIIDEGKKDFRFLYENDIPVKAKIEKIAREIYGADGVEYSPMASKTIKDLEEKGYGRLPVCIAKTQYSLSDKAELKGAPKGWMLNVREVTLSAGAGFIVPICGSIMLMPGLGSEPAAMRMDLDCEGKVIGLK from the coding sequence ATGATGGATGATATCGAGATCGCAGAGAATGCGAAGGTGAAACGCATCACAGAGGTCGCGGAGACCATCGGCCTTGCCGCGGACAGCATAGAGCAATATGGTAAATACATCGCCAAGGTCCCATTGGATGTAATTGAAAGATACAAAGACAATAGGGATGGCAAGCTGATTATGGTAACAGCTGTCACCCCGACACCGGCTGGAGAGGGGAAGACGGTCACAACGATCGGGCTCATTCAAGGTCTAGCTTATATTGGAAAAAGTGTGGTCGGAGCATTAAGGGAGCCGTCTGTTGGACCTACCTTTGGTGTCAAGGGAGGGGCGACAGGAGGAGGATATTCGCAAGTATATCCGATGTGGGATATCGATCTTCATTTTACAGGTGATATACATGCTGTCGGATCTGCAAACAACCTTTTGTCGGCCGTACTTGAGAATCAGCTTGTAAGGGAGAATCGTCTGGGGATAGACCCATCTCGTATCGTTCTCAAGAAGACCATGGACATGAATTGCAGGGAGCTTAGAAGTATAGTCGTAGGTTTGGGTGACAGCAGGGTAACGGGCGGAGTGACCCACCAGAGCGGATTTTTGATCACTTCTGCATCGGAGATCTCGGCCATATTGGCGTTAGCTTTGGGATACGATGATCTCAGATCAAGGCTTGAACAGATGGTGGTTGCATACACATATTCAGGAGATATCGTCACAGTCAAGGATCTTGGTTGTGTCGGAGCCATGATGATCCTTCTGAAGGATGCAATAAAACCAAATCTTGTTCAAACTTTGGAAGGTCAGCCAGTGTTCGTGCACGGTTTTCCGTTCGCGAATATTGCGCATGGAACCAATAGTGTAATAGCGACCAAGACGGCCCTCAAATTGGGAGATTATGTTGTTACAGAGGCAGGATTTGCGGCCGATCTCGGAGGAGAGAAGTTCATGGATGTGGTCTGTAGACAATCGGGATTCTCTCCTGATTGTGCTGTCTTGGTGGCATCCGTACGTGCGCTCATGACGCACGGAGGGGCAGAGGTCAAGAAACCGGAAACATTTACCAGAGAGGCTCTGGTCAAGGGACTGGCCAACCTTGATAAGCATATCGAGAACATAAGGCTGTACGGAATACCTGTTATCGTGTCTATCAATCATTTCGCGTCTGATGATCCTGAGCACATTCAGATGCTTTGTGATCACTGTTCAGGCCTTGGTGTGGAATGTGTCAAATCAGATGCATTCATGAAAGGCGGCGCGGGTGCTGCCGAACTTGCCAGGAAGGTTGTGAAGATCATAGATGAAGGTAAAAAGGACTTTAGGTTCCTTTATGAAAACGACATACCTGTCAAGGCAAAGATCGAGAAGATCGCCAGGGAGATCTACGGTGCAGACGGAGTGGAATACAGTCCGATGGCATCAAAGACCATAAAGGACCTGGAGGAAAAGGGTTACGGAAGACTTCCGGTATGTATCGCAAAGACACAATATTCTCTCTCAGATAAAGCTGAGTTGAAAGGTGCACCGAAAGGATGGATGCTCAATGTCAGGGAGGTCACTCTTTCTGCAGGGGCAGGTTTCATAGTACCGATATGTGGGTCGATCATGCTGATGCCCGGACTGGGAAGCGAACCTGCTGCAATGAGAATGGATCTTGATTGTGAAGGCAAGGTCATTGGTCTGAAGTGA
- a CDS encoding sel1 repeat family protein, with the protein MDPLEWAKFVIRNRSECDYPTAFSILSSKANEGDTDAEFCLGLMYARGQGVPRDFNAARTWFQKASDEEHLTAMYFLGKIYIRGYGTDKDIRKAMECFRPPAENGDARAQYSLGLIYFDGEEIGRDLQESAKWFTMAANGGNSEAQFILGQLYKTGVGVPKDTEQALDWLVSAALNGHRGSQILIGNMFNTGDGVPEDKEEASRWYDMAKGNNKVTSDQ; encoded by the coding sequence ATGGACCCATTGGAATGGGCCAAGTTCGTTATCCGTAATAGATCGGAGTGTGACTATCCAACTGCTTTTTCGATACTTTCTTCTAAAGCGAATGAAGGTGATACTGATGCAGAATTCTGTCTAGGGCTTATGTACGCAAGAGGTCAAGGGGTCCCTAGGGATTTCAATGCTGCAAGAACATGGTTCCAAAAAGCCTCGGATGAAGAACACCTTACCGCCATGTACTTCTTGGGCAAGATCTACATCAGAGGATATGGAACCGATAAGGACATACGCAAAGCGATGGAATGTTTTAGACCTCCGGCAGAGAACGGCGATGCCAGAGCACAATACTCACTAGGACTGATATATTTTGATGGTGAAGAAATAGGAAGGGACCTTCAAGAATCTGCAAAATGGTTCACTATGGCTGCGAACGGAGGTAATTCCGAAGCACAGTTCATACTAGGACAGTTGTATAAAACTGGTGTAGGGGTTCCAAAAGATACGGAACAAGCATTGGATTGGCTTGTTTCTGCAGCATTGAATGGCCACAGAGGTTCTCAGATCTTGATAGGCAATATGTTCAATACCGGGGATGGCGTACCAGAAGACAAAGAAGAAGCATCCCGCTGGTATGACATGGCAAAAGGAAACAACAAGGTCACTTCAGACCAATGA
- a CDS encoding sel1 repeat family protein — MSSQSIISEDDQCFAALSIMDVSSKNYDMKKALSTIEPLASQGNIEAQYIYGLFLYTGTHIDQDRISAFKMFRSSAVGNNPEALLLMTEYDKLGEGQAFDDLLSLKFKAKQRDVDACSKLFEIYSNGGALVKKDHKIALSYCTVCAEKGNIDSMSTIGFMYLMGKGVSKDKEKAMYWLKKAADLGSGEAMYRIGSMYEEGLCFTEPDLKEAAKWYTFSASAGNKDGQYSMAAFCCAQKTKYYDPKRAAQLFQAAADQGHIEAAYQIGMTYAFGEGAKRDTGLAIKYLEMACEGGSQQAMVDYANMRFEGTMLPKDEHIAAKWFEVAANRCDGTAQYALACMYGNGIHFEKSDEMAAKWFRESAEMGDANSQYCLGCFCYEGRGCTKDAKEAASWFEQAAEQGQPAAKSFLGMMMVSGKDIPQDVESGVAMLHEAADDHGYYEAQYYLGKIYSEGKYVLKNIPLAKKYLAMAAKQGDADAVALIDKIKAEKIR; from the coding sequence ATGAGCTCACAATCGATCATCAGCGAGGACGACCAATGTTTCGCTGCGCTTTCCATCATGGACGTCAGTTCCAAAAATTACGACATGAAGAAGGCACTCTCCACCATTGAGCCGCTGGCTTCTCAGGGAAATATCGAAGCACAATACATATACGGTCTTTTTCTTTATACGGGGACTCATATTGATCAGGATAGGATATCCGCTTTCAAAATGTTCAGATCTTCAGCTGTTGGAAACAATCCAGAAGCGTTGCTGTTGATGACAGAGTATGATAAGCTGGGTGAAGGGCAAGCATTCGATGACCTGTTATCACTTAAATTCAAGGCCAAACAAAGGGACGTGGACGCATGTTCCAAATTGTTCGAGATATACAGTAACGGAGGGGCGCTTGTCAAAAAGGATCACAAGATAGCATTGAGTTACTGTACAGTATGTGCGGAGAAAGGCAATATAGATTCCATGAGCACCATCGGATTCATGTATCTGATGGGAAAAGGAGTCAGTAAAGATAAAGAAAAGGCCATGTATTGGTTGAAAAAAGCGGCAGACCTCGGAAGCGGTGAGGCCATGTACAGAATAGGGAGCATGTACGAAGAAGGCCTATGTTTTACTGAACCGGATCTTAAAGAAGCTGCAAAGTGGTATACTTTCTCTGCCAGTGCTGGTAATAAAGATGGTCAATACTCAATGGCAGCGTTCTGTTGTGCGCAAAAGACCAAGTATTACGATCCGAAGAGAGCAGCACAATTGTTCCAAGCTGCAGCTGACCAAGGCCACATAGAGGCAGCATATCAGATAGGCATGACCTATGCTTTCGGAGAAGGTGCTAAGAGAGATACAGGTCTTGCAATCAAATATCTCGAGATGGCTTGTGAAGGAGGATCTCAGCAAGCCATGGTAGATTATGCTAATATGCGGTTCGAAGGGACCATGCTGCCAAAGGATGAGCACATCGCGGCGAAATGGTTCGAAGTAGCTGCCAATAGGTGTGATGGAACAGCACAATACGCATTGGCTTGTATGTATGGCAACGGTATCCATTTTGAAAAAAGTGATGAGATGGCCGCAAAATGGTTCAGAGAGTCAGCTGAAATGGGCGATGCGAACTCCCAATATTGTCTCGGGTGTTTCTGTTACGAAGGTAGAGGTTGTACCAAGGATGCAAAGGAGGCCGCTTCATGGTTCGAACAGGCCGCTGAGCAGGGACAACCTGCCGCTAAATCGTTTTTAGGTATGATGATGGTCAGTGGCAAGGATATTCCGCAAGACGTCGAGAGTGGGGTGGCAATGTTGCATGAGGCCGCTGATGATCATGGCTACTACGAGGCACAGTATTATTTGGGTAAGATCTATTCTGAAGGTAAGTATGTGCTCAAGAATATCCCGTTGGCCAAGAAATATCTCGCAATGGCTGCAAAGCAAGGAGATGCCGACGCCGTTGCATTGATCGATAAGATCAAAGCAGAAAAGATCCGTTGA
- a CDS encoding SEL1-like repeat protein, with protein sequence MVKDDMIFHDAELGNPYAGLGVAYMYHYGKNIEQNDEAAMDWYMRSAENGCSRAKWELAKAFRDGTITNVDNEYYIYYLKKAASAGIPEARLELALMNMSGVLIPSNPHVAFNWMHLAADQNLPMAEFLLGYMYGQGIGTEVDKAEEEMLYSRVGLHGNAELFYWIGRNYEYGLIGVKKDLFEAGRWYKFGADMGHESCYISWQFVLNVLSGVKEESLQDREFRLSHTEAAKERTMRETALAYADSCLSNDQYEEAFDNYQEAADLGDPVAMYTIALIYHDGYLMKRNDSMALEYMNKASMAGSEDAQFIMGTLYEIGRGVPKDVNEAIYYFTMAAAHGYLTAYYRLSKYMEHPEIYVRNTVPIIIR encoded by the coding sequence ATGGTCAAGGATGATATGATATTTCACGATGCCGAACTCGGCAACCCATATGCAGGATTGGGTGTGGCGTACATGTATCATTATGGTAAGAACATTGAACAGAATGACGAAGCGGCTATGGACTGGTATATGAGGTCTGCGGAGAATGGTTGTTCTAGGGCGAAATGGGAGCTTGCAAAGGCTTTTCGCGATGGTACGATAACCAACGTGGACAATGAATATTACATATATTATCTGAAGAAGGCGGCAAGTGCCGGAATACCTGAAGCCAGGTTAGAGTTGGCACTTATGAACATGAGTGGTGTTCTGATACCTAGCAACCCGCATGTAGCATTCAATTGGATGCACTTGGCCGCCGATCAGAATCTTCCTATGGCGGAGTTCCTGCTGGGTTACATGTACGGACAGGGCATAGGTACGGAGGTCGATAAGGCCGAAGAGGAAATGCTCTATTCGAGGGTGGGCCTTCACGGCAATGCGGAATTGTTCTACTGGATAGGTAGAAATTATGAGTACGGGCTCATCGGTGTAAAGAAGGACCTTTTTGAAGCTGGAAGATGGTACAAGTTCGGTGCCGATATGGGTCACGAGTCATGTTATATCTCGTGGCAATTCGTTCTTAATGTTTTAAGCGGAGTAAAAGAAGAATCACTTCAAGACAGGGAGTTCAGACTTTCTCATACAGAGGCTGCCAAGGAAAGGACCATGAGGGAGACAGCTTTGGCCTACGCGGACAGCTGTTTGAGCAATGACCAGTATGAGGAGGCCTTTGATAATTATCAGGAGGCAGCCGATCTTGGTGACCCGGTGGCGATGTACACTATTGCTCTGATATACCATGATGGATACCTAATGAAAAGGAACGATAGCATGGCACTTGAATACATGAATAAAGCCTCCATGGCAGGTTCCGAGGATGCGCAGTTCATAATGGGAACCCTATATGAGATAGGTAGAGGGGTTCCAAAGGACGTCAATGAGGCAATATATTATTTTACTATGGCGGCAGCACACGGTTATCTCACTGCGTACTATAGATTATCGAAATACATGGAGCATCCTGAGATATATGTCAGAAATACGGTGCCTATCATCATAAGGTAA
- a CDS encoding sel1 repeat family protein, whose product MAFKEVLESASGGDPHAQNALGYIYFQGDGVEKDHGKAIIWFDLSAEQGDAEGQCNLGFMLAHGHGCTQDLIRAFELYKLSAEQGYARAMFNLANAYSDGAGTDQDWVEAYNWYSKASESGLMIADYRKGVMLEEGRGVPQDTKKAIEIYERCQKEGHDMSMLRLGRMHLEGRGVKADPEKAFKLFFKASEAGNADAMCELGKLFANGKGTVRSVPSAKKWLTKAAVRGNEEAKGILGSL is encoded by the coding sequence ATGGCTTTCAAAGAAGTCTTAGAATCTGCTTCAGGTGGGGATCCTCATGCTCAAAATGCTCTCGGATATATCTATTTTCAAGGTGACGGTGTTGAAAAGGATCACGGTAAGGCCATAATCTGGTTCGATCTTTCCGCGGAACAAGGTGATGCAGAGGGTCAGTGCAATCTAGGCTTCATGTTGGCTCACGGACATGGATGCACTCAAGATTTGATACGGGCCTTTGAATTGTATAAGTTGTCAGCGGAACAGGGTTATGCAAGAGCAATGTTCAATCTTGCCAATGCGTATTCTGACGGCGCAGGTACAGACCAAGATTGGGTCGAAGCATATAATTGGTATTCCAAAGCATCCGAGAGCGGATTGATGATAGCGGACTATCGCAAAGGTGTGATGCTCGAGGAAGGAAGGGGAGTTCCTCAGGATACAAAGAAAGCCATAGAGATCTACGAAAGATGTCAAAAGGAAGGTCACGATATGTCCATGCTACGCCTTGGTAGGATGCATCTTGAAGGAAGGGGTGTAAAAGCAGATCCTGAAAAGGCCTTTAAGTTGTTTTTCAAAGCATCTGAGGCAGGGAATGCGGACGCCATGTGCGAATTAGGAAAACTCTTCGCCAATGGTAAAGGTACTGTAAGAAGTGTACCCAGTGCCAAGAAGTGGCTCACCAAGGCCGCTGTAAGAGGCAATGAAGAAGCAAAAGGCATTCTCGGTTCGTTATGA
- a CDS encoding nucleotide pyrophosphohydrolase, producing MSNRDITIEELQNMIAKFCKERDWDQFHNPKDLAIGISTEASELLELFRFKDEKQSQEMLKDPKMREKICDEFADVMYFALRFAQMNKIDVYDALSNKIGKNEEKYPVEKSKSNNKKYDEYWPF from the coding sequence ATGAGCAACAGGGACATAACAATCGAAGAACTTCAGAACATGATCGCCAAATTCTGCAAGGAAAGAGATTGGGATCAATTCCATAATCCGAAAGACCTGGCGATCGGAATATCTACAGAAGCATCTGAACTTCTAGAACTTTTCAGATTCAAAGATGAAAAACAAAGTCAGGAAATGTTGAAAGACCCAAAGATGCGTGAAAAGATATGCGATGAATTTGCCGACGTTATGTATTTCGCCCTTAGATTCGCCCAGATGAATAAGATCGACGTCTATGATGCTTTATCTAATAAAATTGGGAAAAATGAGGAAAAATATCCAGTCGAAAAAAGTAAAAGCAACAATAAAAAATACGACGAATATTGGCCATTTTGA
- a CDS encoding DUF6293 family protein, whose product MLSGCKSRVMIACVTFETVMITEPIVSYQTNRVHLIHWVTDLDEFSKRHPGEDDKIKEYREKISIYQQFYDEVKYSIENDIENVEIYEHVAKVFDFSEMLRTVLAIIASEKDSEIFVNISSGSSEFTAAAVIASMMNPDVRSFSVITDRFTIDTAENIRKSYYDKDTGRPIGLTRSVRDVKEIPKYRMEMPKEHLVLGLRILSERLRNKQHTAAKYMVYCFKHAGIWFRDTGSPSPDKPEQDQTEAVYYHRDYVTPWLDSGWVEKDDIVKNRLKVLPDGQRIVDTFYTFDNKLNGQ is encoded by the coding sequence ATGTTATCCGGTTGTAAATCCAGAGTAATGATAGCGTGTGTGACGTTCGAGACTGTAATGATCACAGAACCTATTGTATCGTATCAGACCAACAGGGTACATTTGATTCACTGGGTTACCGATTTGGATGAATTTTCTAAACGACATCCAGGCGAAGATGACAAGATAAAAGAATATAGGGAAAAGATCAGCATTTATCAGCAATTCTACGACGAGGTCAAATATTCTATTGAAAATGATATTGAGAATGTTGAGATATATGAACATGTTGCAAAGGTCTTTGATTTTTCAGAGATGCTCAGGACAGTTCTTGCAATAATCGCATCCGAGAAAGATTCAGAGATATTCGTTAATATCTCTTCTGGAAGTTCCGAATTTACCGCGGCCGCGGTCATTGCATCTATGATGAATCCAGATGTGAGATCGTTCTCAGTGATAACCGATCGTTTTACGATCGATACTGCAGAAAATATCAGAAAGTCCTATTACGATAAAGACACAGGAAGACCCATAGGGCTTACAAGATCGGTTCGTGATGTCAAGGAGATCCCGAAGTATAGAATGGAGATGCCGAAAGAACATTTGGTACTTGGTCTGAGGATCCTTTCTGAAAGATTACGCAATAAACAACATACAGCAGCAAAATACATGGTATACTGTTTCAAGCATGCAGGTATATGGTTCCGTGATACTGGTAGTCCTTCACCGGATAAACCTGAGCAGGATCAGACCGAGGCCGTTTATTATCACAGAGATTACGTTACTCCTTGGTTGGACAGCGGGTGGGTCGAGAAGGACGATATAGTGAAAAATAGGTTGAAGGTATTGCCAGACGGTCAGAGGATAGTCGATACGTTCTATACATTCGATAATAAGCTCAATGGTCAGTGA